A single genomic interval of Deinococcus misasensis DSM 22328 harbors:
- a CDS encoding NUDIX hydrolase produces MVPQFKVAVEVVVKHQGQCLMCQRPTTDEDAPSTLCFPGGKIEQHEILPDVLEHVARREVLEETGVHIHNLKYVWSTTTLHGSQPVLFVTFQADFLSGEPTPQPGEVDAVLWMTPEQILEDPRTPLWIRETVRRCQP; encoded by the coding sequence ATGGTTCCTCAATTCAAAGTGGCTGTCGAGGTGGTGGTGAAGCATCAGGGCCAATGCCTGATGTGCCAGAGGCCCACCACAGACGAAGATGCCCCCAGTACGCTGTGCTTTCCGGGTGGCAAAATCGAGCAGCACGAAATCCTGCCCGATGTCCTTGAGCATGTCGCCAGACGCGAAGTCCTCGAAGAAACCGGGGTCCACATTCACAATCTGAAATACGTCTGGAGCACCACGACCCTCCATGGATCTCAGCCTGTCCTGTTCGTGACCTTTCAGGCGGATTTTCTTTCAGGAGAACCCACCCCACAACCCGGAGAAGTGGATGCTGTGCTCTGGATGACCCCCGAGCAGATCCTTGAAGACCCCAGAACCCCCCTCTGGATCCGCGAAACGGTCAGAAGGTGCCAGCCATGA
- a CDS encoding CHRD domain-containing protein — MRSRTLALGVLGLLMASCSQLAPNTTPIFLAKLSGENVVPKITSEAWGYANGTLSGNDLTLNGKFFRLSGKVTGVKLMQGKVGQNSAMLAVCTFDPAKEIQNDASKVGNGTFGKTCTFKDHKINEDVVKTGGYYLVVTTEAHPDGELRGQLGYE; from the coding sequence ATGCGATCACGCACCCTGGCGCTCGGGGTTTTGGGCCTGCTCATGGCGAGCTGCAGTCAACTGGCCCCCAACACCACTCCCATCTTTTTGGCAAAATTGTCTGGCGAAAACGTCGTTCCCAAAATCACCTCGGAGGCTTGGGGCTATGCCAACGGTACATTGAGTGGCAACGACCTGACCTTGAACGGCAAATTCTTCCGCCTGAGTGGCAAAGTCACCGGAGTCAAACTCATGCAGGGCAAAGTGGGCCAGAACAGTGCCATGCTTGCTGTTTGCACCTTCGATCCCGCGAAGGAAATCCAGAACGATGCCAGCAAAGTCGGAAACGGCACGTTTGGCAAAACCTGCACCTTCAAAGACCACAAGATCAACGAAGATGTGGTGAAAACCGGCGGTTATTACCTTGTGGTCACCACCGAAGCCCATCCTGATGGCGAGTTGCGCGGTCAACTCGG
- a CDS encoding NUDIX hydrolase — translation MTPMFIVNVEVIIHHENRYLLTLRSTREAHAGGLLCFPGGKVEQHEILPDVLEHVARREVLEEVGLEVGDLTYLEANSFLAGNLPCINVVMMAPYQSGTVTVQEEEVTSACWLTLTEALSRPETPPWIQNSLKKAEARRAIR, via the coding sequence ATGACCCCAATGTTTATTGTCAATGTCGAAGTGATCATCCACCATGAAAACCGCTACCTCCTGACCTTAAGGAGCACCAGAGAAGCCCATGCAGGCGGGCTCCTGTGCTTTCCGGGCGGCAAAGTGGAACAGCACGAAATCCTGCCCGATGTCCTTGAGCATGTCGCCAGACGTGAGGTTCTTGAAGAGGTGGGCCTTGAGGTGGGTGACCTGACTTATCTGGAAGCCAACAGCTTTCTGGCTGGAAACCTGCCTTGCATCAACGTGGTGATGATGGCCCCTTACCAGAGCGGAACCGTGACTGTGCAGGAAGAAGAAGTGACCTCTGCCTGCTGGCTCACCCTGACCGAAGCCCTTTCCCGTCCTGAAACCCCACCCTGGATTCAGAACAGCCTGAAAAAAGCCGAGGCCAGACGTGCAATTCGATGA
- a CDS encoding NUDIX domain-containing protein: protein MQFDETYTLYPTARAAGCLILDAQRRILLVQQAKAPFQGLWHLPMGTIETGEAPEEAAKREALEEAGIRVELQSFLNTYLGRYSDGGLVQRFVWLAVPAAGETLPTEPTDEILDRRYFSQAEFLELYQQGKVRMHHTLLAYEEGLGRWDAEGPEPRAEGKTL, encoded by the coding sequence GTGCAATTCGATGAAACCTACACCCTTTACCCCACCGCCAGAGCGGCAGGATGCCTGATTCTGGACGCACAAAGACGCATTTTGCTGGTCCAGCAAGCCAAAGCACCCTTTCAGGGCCTCTGGCACCTACCCATGGGCACCATCGAAACCGGAGAGGCCCCCGAGGAGGCCGCAAAACGTGAAGCCCTCGAAGAAGCCGGAATCCGGGTGGAATTGCAGTCCTTCCTCAACACCTACCTCGGGCGGTATTCGGATGGTGGACTGGTGCAGCGTTTCGTCTGGCTTGCGGTTCCTGCAGCAGGGGAGACCTTGCCCACAGAACCCACCGATGAAATTCTGGACCGCAGGTATTTCAGCCAAGCAGAATTTCTGGAGTTGTACCAGCAGGGAAAGGTCAGGATGCATCACACGCTTTTGGCGTATGAGGAGGGGTTGGGGAGGTGGGATGCCGAGGGCCCAGAGCCGAGGGCCGAGGGCAAAACGCTTTAG